From Calditrichota bacterium:
CAATTTTCCCACCAATTTTCTGGCGAACACCGCTGCTGGCGTGGGTTTTTCCTGTGAAGCCTGCGCGCGCCGCACAATCGCCCCGCTAATGGGCGCGTAAAGCGAATCTTTCCGGAAACGATTCCGCAAATCCTGTTCCGACCGATTGCCAAAATTGGACTGAATCGCGCCCGGCTGCACCGTGACAAAACGGATGCCAAACGGCGCCAATTCCATGCGCAGCGCATCGGTCAGTGCGTGCAACGCCGCTTTTGACGCACAATACGATCCGGCGAAAGGCGTCGTCAAAATCCCGGACACGCTGCCAATGTTCACGACAATGGCATTTTTTGATTTCAAGAGCAACGGCACAGCCGTCTGAGTGAGTTGAATCACCGAAAAAACATTGGTCTCAAACTGTTGCCGCAAATCTTCGATGGGCATTTCCGCGACAGCGCCAATGGCGGCAAAGCCAGCGTTGTTAATCAGAATATCCAGTCGTCCCGCATCTTTTTCAATTCGGGCCAGCGCTTGTTTTATCTGGTCGGCATCGGTGACGTCCAATTTGAGCGTGTTCATCTTTTCTTTCAAATCAGCAATGGACTCCGGCCTTCGCGCCGAAGCGAAAACCCGATAGCCCTGATGATAAAATTCTCCCGCCAGCGCTCGGCCGATTCCCGAAGAACAACCAGTGATGAGAACGACTTTTTTGTTAACCATCCTTTTTCCTTTTTTA
This genomic window contains:
- a CDS encoding SDR family oxidoreductase — translated: MVNKKVVLITGCSSGIGRALAGEFYHQGYRVFASARRPESIADLKEKMNTLKLDVTDADQIKQALARIEKDAGRLDILINNAGFAAIGAVAEMPIEDLRQQFETNVFSVIQLTQTAVPLLLKSKNAIVVNIGSVSGILTTPFAGSYCASKAALHALTDALRMELAPFGIRFVTVQPGAIQSNFGNRSEQDLRNRFRKDSLYAPISGAIVRRAQASQEKPTPAAVFARKLVGKLSKKNPPLIVRIGKGGQFLPLLKRALPERLLDRILTKKFELNKLEGRDESNGN